The Zygosaccharomyces rouxii strain CBS732 chromosome A complete sequence genome window below encodes:
- a CDS encoding uncharacterized protein (weakly similar to uniprot|P47187 Saccharomyces cerevisiae YJR161C COS5 Protein of unknown function member of a family of conserved often subtelomerically-encoded proteins), protein MESDKESQRPVLPQDLFRNELTWMFYEMCKHRFPWVVSCLCLVAGWVVAQMNFTYKNMLVSDMTAGALFGCALVWPFVRVRYLKFYPNTTELVQQVLESNPEVDIEKWAEIANRLNIYFYQEHLWSTPHFFFNNQHVQLVFKDNVLRPYLEGKLDDITDMDKIQSANCYLQSLNEKFELLLKVNLPEPVLNSELPRGTHRNKFSFYAAYLFVGFMVCYYQALTLLMIVMAFILNFFLLLINAILFQYLTLRIYQDSYCTLYPQMDIIRAMNFLAIIIKVSPGKEPVKWDQIARYMNQYLAEENNGHSTNIFLDGKHCLNCYKTCFEPLSTNNGPSKYCDLKEIVEGTQPSVNGETN, encoded by the coding sequence ATGGAATCCGATAAAGAATCACAAAGGCCTGTTTTACCACAGGACCTCTTTAGAAATGAGTTGACATGGATGTTTTATGAAATGTGTAAACATCGCTTCCCCTGGGTGGTCTCATGTTTATGTCTGGTCGCCGGATGGGTAGTAGCtcagatgaattttacctATAAAAATATGCTTGTGAGTGACATGACTGCCGGTGCTCTATTCGGATGTGCACTTGTATGGCCCTTCGTAAGGGTTCGctatttgaaattctatCCCAATACAACAGAACTAGTTCAGCAGGTGTTAGAATCGAATCCCGAAGTGGATATCGAGAAATGGGCCGAAATTGCAAATAGACTGAACATTTACTTTTACCAAGAGCATCTCTGGAGCACGCctcacttttttttcaataatcAACATGTTCAACTTGTGTTCAAGGATAATGTTTTAAGGCCATATCTCGAAGGGAAACTTGACGATATTACCGATATGGACAAGATTCAATCAGCAAATTGTTATTTGCAGTCACTAAATGAAAAGTTCGAATTATTATTGAAGGTTAATTTGCCGGAACCCGTTTTAAACTCTGAACTACCTAGAGGTACCCACAGAAACAAATTCTCCTTTTATGCAGCATATTTGTTCGTTGGATTCATGGTTTGTTATTATCAAGCACTAACTTTGCTTATGATCGTAATGGCATTTatattaaatttttttttgctcTTGATTAATGCCATACTTTTCCAGTATCTTACCTTGAGAATATATCAGGATTCTTATTGTACGCTATATCCACAGATGGATATAATCCGAGcaatgaattttttggcgataataataaaagttAGCCCTGGAAAAGAACCGGTTAAATGGGACCAAATAGCCAGGTATATGAATCAATATCTagctgaagaaaataatGGCCATTCTACGAATATATTTCTCGACGGTAAGCATTGTTTAAACTGTTACAAGACCTGCTTTGAGCCTCTATCCACTAATAATGGTCCTTCGAAATACTGcgatttgaaagaaattgttgagGGTACGCAACCAAGCGTAAATGGAGAGACTAATTAA
- a CDS encoding uncharacterized protein (some similarities with uniprot|P47187 Saccharomyces cerevisiae YJR161C COS5), with product MSVISDESEMDLEKCVQTFEEEKIELPEDSSGGKLTYFLAPYFFEKTWLDDIIASLSAAFLSPSLVRLPYFIMRDLYDDPFETKLSDIFSPLLMIIHYFLCFTFSFWNFIDNRKKVNIEKKVLQQLLKEVAEMDLTGDPVAWQRIASRVNHFSRETGYRYSLFCSGEHCMRFFVREIVKPIECQTYDIRCYLEGRMCVNFWKNPPDKVLVERAVANYNKSVENFGELSHTAEKDKFRDGIFEKFLNIFSTSILYLGAIHSASFVVMYLTYIISMISCAIFDSFTAPH from the coding sequence ATGAGTGTGATAAGTGACGAGagtgaaatggatttagaGAAGTGTGTGCAGACGtttgaagaggaaaaaataGAACTACCAGAGGACAGTTCTGGTGGAAAGTTGACATACTTTCTTGCCCCATATTTCTTCGAGAAAACATGGTTAGATGACATTATCGCTTCCCTTTCAGCTGCATTTTTGTCACCATCGCTTGTACGGTTGCCTTACTTTATTATGCGCGACTTATATGatgatccatttgaaaCAAAACTTTCAGACATATTTTCTCCCTTATTGATGATCATTCATTATTTCCTATGCTTTAcgttttctttttggaaCTTCATCGACAATAGGAAAAAGGTTAATATTGAGAAAAAAGTGCTCCAACAATTATTGAAGGAAGTGGCTGAAATGGACCTGACCGGGGATCCAGTAGCTTGGCAAAGAATTGCATCTAGAGTTAATCACTTTTCTAGAGAGACAGGATATCGGTATTCCCTGTTTTGCAGTGGGGAACATTGTATGCGCTTTTTTGTGAGAGAAATAGTAAAACCAATAGAATGTCAGACGTACGACATCAGGTGTTATTTGGAAGGAAGAATGTGTgtgaatttttggaaaaatccaccagATAAGGTGCTAGTTGAGAGAGCAGTTGCGAATTATAACAAGAGCGTTGAGAACTTTGGAGAGTTATCACATACGGCAGAAAAAGATAAATTTAGAGATGGTATTTTCGAAAAGTTTCTCAATATTTTCAGCACCTCAATACTTTATTTGGGGGCAATACATTCTGCGTCCTTTGTGGTTATGTACCTGACCTACATTATCTCGATGATTTCTTGTGCCATTTTTGATTCATTCACTGCCCCTCATTAG